The Candidatus Babeliales bacterium genome includes a region encoding these proteins:
- the spoVG gene encoding septation regulator SpoVG, producing MSKKIEITEVKVYPAKDSGRLKAYATIVFDNCFIVRDLKIIEGDKGFFISMPSRRRKDGTFRDIVHPLNSETRQMVEEFIIDEYQKSVDGEAASL from the coding sequence ATGTCTAAAAAAATTGAAATTACCGAAGTAAAGGTATATCCAGCAAAAGATAGTGGCAGGCTTAAGGCATATGCCACTATTGTGTTTGACAACTGTTTCATAGTCCGTGATTTGAAGATAATCGAGGGCGATAAAGGCTTCTTTATCTCTATGCCATCGCGGCGTAGAAAGGATGGCACATTTAGGGATATTGTGCATCCGCTCAATTCAGAAACTCGTCAAATGGTTGAGGAGTTTATCATCGATGAATATCAAAAATCAGTCGATGGCGAAGCAGCATCATTGTAG
- a CDS encoding DNA translocase FtsK: MRRRSRRKSWTIPFAHELIALALSAVGVFLSLCFVSFDPYDASWFYYRSSDLGINNWCGVVGAHTTGLFLYMFGGASLVFVGFCFYAAYHIVVYGRNHFTLRSLIAEEADRLVALTLLIPILSALSALHRIDLFHDIDPGGRLGYVITMMMRPFIDRIGSFLVLYTLLTMSAILLFRVSFVRAIQFIFRGVKAILNVKWWGPPVSAVVYKGVVLSGRPFVLTYHGLRHLWAAQDAQDDISVVEFQADEEVDEVVKQVHKDAFWNRYQEQSDVVAAQAVARQHIPEETDHESVSKPQLQPRKPYRVPDASLFEKKNNQDSSKQISHELKQRASVLEEKLEQFGISGKVVTIKPGPVVTLFEYEPAIHIKLSKILALEDDLALALRATSIRILAPIPGTAVVGFEVANQKRKPVYLASIVRSHAFSSYDGELPLVLGADTVGQHVIVDLAKMPHLLVAGSTGSGKSVALNTMLISLLSSKTPDELKLILIDPKRLEFSSYADIAHLLFPIVTDTRKAIPILKWVVQHMEERYEKMASLNVRNISDYNAAVEQEDAFPFLVVVIDELADLMMTAGRDVEDHIARIAQMARAAGIHLLVATQRPSVDVITGLIKVNFPSRVSFRVTSKVDSRTILDATGADKLLGRGDMLFLDAHASHLQRVHGAYISDRDIRSIVQHIRAERAPNYLSIEEVLASHDVSLAGSDDALYRDILTYLDTVDEVSISLLQRQFRIGYNRSARIIDALEAQGKIMPADGGKTRKVIRS; this comes from the coding sequence ATGAGACGTAGATCGAGAAGAAAATCATGGACAATACCATTTGCTCATGAATTGATTGCACTTGCGCTCAGTGCCGTTGGGGTATTTTTATCGTTATGTTTTGTTAGCTTTGATCCGTATGACGCATCATGGTTTTATTATAGGAGCTCAGATCTCGGTATAAATAATTGGTGTGGAGTTGTAGGTGCACACACTACAGGATTATTTCTCTACATGTTTGGCGGAGCATCACTAGTATTTGTAGGCTTCTGTTTTTATGCTGCCTATCATATTGTAGTGTATGGCCGTAATCATTTTACACTACGGTCATTGATTGCAGAAGAAGCGGATCGTCTTGTGGCACTTACTTTATTGATACCGATTCTTTCTGCACTGAGCGCGCTTCATCGTATTGATCTTTTTCATGATATTGATCCTGGAGGACGACTAGGATATGTGATTACCATGATGATGCGGCCGTTCATTGATCGGATTGGAAGCTTCTTGGTTTTGTATACGTTGTTAACGATGAGTGCAATTCTTTTATTTCGCGTGTCGTTTGTTAGGGCTATTCAATTTATTTTCCGTGGGGTCAAAGCCATTCTGAATGTGAAATGGTGGGGGCCACCTGTTTCTGCAGTTGTCTATAAGGGGGTTGTTTTATCGGGGCGTCCTTTCGTATTGACCTATCACGGCCTCAGGCATTTGTGGGCTGCACAAGATGCACAAGACGACATTTCAGTAGTCGAGTTTCAGGCTGATGAAGAAGTTGACGAGGTCGTTAAGCAAGTGCATAAGGATGCATTTTGGAATCGTTATCAAGAACAATCAGATGTTGTTGCGGCGCAGGCAGTAGCTCGTCAACATATTCCCGAAGAGACTGATCATGAATCAGTATCGAAACCTCAGTTGCAACCTCGTAAGCCATATCGTGTTCCCGATGCTTCTCTGTTTGAGAAAAAGAATAATCAGGATTCTTCTAAGCAGATTTCTCATGAATTAAAACAACGTGCATCAGTGTTAGAGGAGAAGCTTGAGCAGTTTGGTATCAGTGGCAAGGTCGTTACAATCAAACCCGGCCCGGTGGTAACGCTGTTTGAATATGAGCCTGCCATTCATATTAAATTAAGCAAGATTCTTGCGCTTGAAGATGATCTTGCCTTAGCGTTACGCGCTACCAGTATTCGGATCTTAGCTCCAATCCCTGGGACTGCTGTAGTTGGGTTTGAAGTTGCGAATCAAAAACGTAAGCCAGTGTATTTAGCATCCATTGTAAGATCACATGCATTCAGCTCATATGATGGAGAGCTTCCGCTTGTTCTTGGTGCTGATACAGTAGGACAGCATGTGATTGTAGATCTTGCAAAGATGCCACACTTGCTTGTGGCTGGCTCGACAGGATCCGGTAAATCAGTTGCTCTTAACACCATGCTTATCAGTTTGCTTTCTAGTAAAACTCCTGATGAATTGAAGTTAATTCTCATTGATCCCAAACGTTTAGAGTTTTCATCATATGCAGACATTGCGCATCTCTTATTCCCGATTGTAACCGATACGCGTAAGGCTATTCCGATTTTGAAGTGGGTTGTTCAGCATATGGAAGAACGATATGAGAAGATGGCATCATTAAATGTGCGGAATATATCAGATTACAATGCAGCAGTGGAACAAGAAGATGCCTTTCCGTTTTTAGTTGTTGTAATTGATGAGTTAGCCGATCTTATGATGACGGCGGGACGTGATGTTGAAGACCACATTGCGCGTATTGCACAAATGGCACGAGCTGCTGGTATTCATTTATTAGTTGCAACCCAACGACCATCGGTTGATGTGATTACAGGTCTGATTAAAGTTAACTTCCCAAGTCGTGTTTCATTCCGAGTCACATCGAAAGTTGACTCACGTACTATCTTGGATGCTACTGGTGCGGATAAACTATTGGGACGAGGTGATATGTTATTTCTTGATGCGCATGCATCCCATCTCCAACGGGTGCATGGTGCGTACATTTCTGATCGTGATATTCGATCGATTGTGCAGCATATACGTGCAGAGCGTGCGCCTAATTATCTTTCAATTGAAGAAGTCTTGGCTTCTCACGATGTATCACTTGCTGGTTCTGATGATGCGTTATATCGAGATATTTTGACCTACTTAGATACGGTTGATGAAGTATCTATCTCTTTGTTACAGCGTCAATTCAGAATTGGATATAATCGTTCGGCACGTATCATAGATGCATTGGAAGCACAGGGAAAGATTATGCCTGCTGATGGCGGTAAAACGCGTAAGGTTATTCGCTCATAG
- the murF gene encoding UDP-N-acetylmuramoyl-tripeptide--D-alanyl-D-alanine ligase gives MHIDASFFTTAVSGSKIRQGDFPSLFSCSIDSRIPQKGDIFFALRGERSDGHEFLHEALANGATGVVISQKREDLLNQLPDSILVITVPDPLSALIALARAWRKRFTFPIVALTGSVGKTSTKNLIAHILEQNQSNYLVAHGNQNTQIGVAMNIVRMTDQHDGAVFEIGINQRGEMGRIVDMLRPTTALITAIGHSHMEGLGSLVDIAVEKRDIFKFLKEDSVGFVFGDQDILSAVSYPHPVIKFGRKTTNQIQARKVVITDAEIRCTLKIYNNKYGVVLPYIHGGMLNNILAAVSVTQYLGVPKDTIITAIQKPVVVPRRFQVKPIGDSIMIDDCYNANPESMKAALLALQQLETDAYKVAVLGDMLELGSDAIFWHRQVGRFLRKVPSLKHLVLVGTQVEHTQATAPRTVKVHRVATWEEAVVYVESILSRRSVILVKGSRGVGLDKLVDRCVVQPESSSVQKALHDREVSA, from the coding sequence ATGCATATAGATGCATCGTTTTTCACTACTGCCGTTTCGGGATCAAAGATTCGGCAGGGTGATTTTCCTTCTCTATTTTCCTGTTCTATTGATTCACGAATACCGCAGAAGGGTGATATTTTTTTTGCATTACGTGGTGAGCGTTCTGATGGACATGAGTTTCTGCATGAAGCGCTTGCTAATGGGGCAACTGGGGTTGTAATTTCTCAAAAACGGGAAGACTTATTGAATCAGCTTCCTGATTCGATTTTAGTGATCACAGTGCCAGATCCTCTTTCTGCCTTAATTGCATTAGCACGTGCATGGCGCAAGAGGTTTACCTTTCCGATTGTTGCATTAACTGGCTCGGTTGGTAAGACATCAACGAAAAATTTAATTGCACATATCCTCGAGCAAAATCAATCCAATTACTTGGTTGCGCATGGTAATCAAAATACGCAGATTGGTGTTGCTATGAATATCGTTCGTATGACTGATCAGCACGATGGTGCTGTGTTTGAGATTGGCATCAATCAACGAGGTGAAATGGGCCGCATTGTCGACATGTTGCGCCCTACAACAGCTTTGATAACCGCAATTGGGCACAGCCATATGGAAGGGTTAGGTTCGTTGGTTGATATTGCAGTAGAAAAACGAGATATCTTTAAATTCCTCAAAGAGGATAGTGTGGGATTTGTGTTTGGCGATCAGGACATTTTATCTGCTGTGTCATATCCTCATCCAGTGATTAAGTTTGGACGGAAAACAACCAATCAGATTCAAGCACGCAAAGTGGTGATTACGGATGCAGAAATACGCTGTACTCTTAAGATTTATAACAACAAGTATGGTGTAGTATTACCGTATATTCATGGTGGTATGTTAAATAATATTTTGGCTGCTGTATCGGTGACACAGTATCTTGGTGTTCCAAAGGATACTATTATTACTGCCATTCAAAAACCAGTCGTAGTACCACGACGGTTTCAAGTCAAACCAATTGGCGATAGTATCATGATCGATGACTGCTATAATGCAAACCCGGAGAGCATGAAGGCTGCGTTGCTTGCACTTCAACAATTAGAAACAGATGCATACAAGGTTGCTGTTCTGGGAGACATGTTGGAGCTTGGTAGCGATGCGATCTTTTGGCATCGTCAGGTCGGACGTTTTTTGCGTAAGGTTCCAAGTCTGAAACATCTCGTGCTAGTTGGGACGCAGGTTGAGCATACACAGGCGACAGCTCCGCGAACGGTAAAAGTTCATCGAGTGGCGACATGGGAAGAGGCTGTTGTGTATGTTGAGTCGATTCTTTCTCGTCGCTCTGTTATTCTGGTGAAAGGATCACGAGGAGTCGGTTTAGATAAACTTGTTGATCGCTGTGTTGTCCAACCAGAATCATCGTCAGTCCAGAAGGCCCTGCATGACCGAGAAGTATCAGCATAA
- a CDS encoding undecaprenyl-diphosphate phosphatase — translation MLFIALWIAIQIITESFPISSSTHVVLLEKLTTMLGYGDWINRIPDHFDDVLHFPTLCVLAYVFWPRWTAMVRMLWYHWQRVVLSLLKTGSGVFVTIVLYGLFIVIGKEWFPLQLGLSMTLGLLLSLRWVPRNAEQPYTMIMAFILGLVQGIALLPGLSRLGTTYVVARWLRLSVRDALEISFVFQVPLIIPAVARGLVSVYKSPFAGEVLNGKTLLVMLVAGVVAYKALLWTMELARSGQLWKWSFYMILPLVMSMLI, via the coding sequence ATGCTCTTTATTGCTTTGTGGATTGCGATTCAGATTATTACAGAAAGTTTTCCGATTAGTAGTTCGACTCACGTTGTTTTACTTGAAAAATTAACTACCATGCTGGGATATGGAGATTGGATCAATCGTATCCCAGACCACTTTGATGATGTTCTTCATTTTCCAACGCTTTGTGTGCTTGCATATGTTTTTTGGCCACGCTGGACTGCGATGGTGCGCATGTTGTGGTACCATTGGCAACGAGTCGTATTATCATTGCTCAAGACAGGATCTGGTGTTTTTGTAACCATCGTGCTGTATGGATTATTTATCGTTATTGGTAAAGAGTGGTTTCCTTTGCAGCTTGGATTGAGTATGACTCTTGGCCTACTGTTATCGCTTCGTTGGGTGCCTCGTAATGCCGAGCAGCCGTATACCATGATCATGGCTTTTATATTGGGGTTGGTGCAAGGCATAGCGCTGTTACCAGGTTTATCTCGATTGGGAACAACATATGTCGTAGCTCGGTGGTTACGATTATCGGTACGTGATGCGCTTGAGATTTCATTTGTGTTTCAAGTGCCCCTCATTATTCCTGCGGTGGCACGAGGCCTTGTAAGTGTGTACAAGAGTCCCTTTGCCGGCGAAGTATTGAACGGCAAAACGCTGTTGGTTATGCTGGTCGCAGGTGTCGTAGCCTATAAAGCATTACTCTGGACCATGGAGCTGGCACGATCAGGTCAATTATGGAAATGGAGTTTCTATATGATTCTTCCTTTGGTTATGAGCATGCTGATCTAA
- a CDS encoding ACP S-malonyltransferase produces MKIAVLFPGYGSQYVGMAKELYDTSRTVQEFFEEAAHCLDKNFVKLCFASSDVEISKLENALLANFLVSSALYSVLKEQVDLRPSVTAGYGFGGFAALFSAGGLNFPDGLYLINKYIAFFHESFPHLDKVAVHVSGFDLEALQQVIDEVNEGTYIAAFETDKDHVVIVPSDSLGHLKYLLKEHGIKKIKPFPDIEGLHSADMEPVVSQLMLYSEKVDFKDLQIPLLASCDTRIVTDKGDIKDAMRRHMLFPLQWYSALLSLHDYDLFIEIGPGTVLSEQIKNLYPNKQVISINTLDDIDRAKSIFELKHTV; encoded by the coding sequence ATGAAGATTGCGGTCCTGTTTCCAGGATATGGAAGTCAATATGTTGGTATGGCAAAAGAACTCTATGATACCTCTCGCACAGTCCAGGAATTTTTCGAAGAAGCGGCACATTGTCTTGATAAGAATTTCGTAAAACTTTGTTTTGCATCGTCTGATGTTGAAATTAGCAAACTTGAAAACGCTCTTCTTGCTAATTTCCTTGTTAGCTCAGCCTTATATTCTGTTCTAAAAGAACAAGTAGATCTGCGGCCCAGTGTTACAGCAGGATATGGGTTTGGAGGATTTGCTGCTTTATTTTCTGCTGGGGGTTTAAATTTTCCTGATGGTTTGTATTTGATTAATAAATACATTGCTTTTTTTCATGAGTCTTTTCCCCATTTGGATAAGGTAGCCGTGCATGTGTCAGGATTTGATCTTGAAGCACTGCAGCAGGTGATTGATGAAGTGAATGAGGGGACATATATTGCCGCTTTTGAGACTGACAAAGATCATGTTGTGATTGTTCCGTCCGATTCGCTTGGACATTTGAAATATCTTCTTAAAGAGCATGGTATTAAGAAGATCAAGCCGTTCCCTGATATTGAGGGTCTTCATTCTGCGGATATGGAGCCTGTAGTAAGTCAACTCATGTTATATTCAGAAAAGGTTGATTTTAAAGATCTGCAGATTCCATTGCTTGCTAGTTGTGATACACGGATAGTTACTGATAAGGGGGATATTAAGGATGCAATGCGGCGTCATATGCTCTTTCCATTACAGTGGTATAGTGCTTTGCTGTCGTTGCATGATTATGATTTGTTCATTGAAATTGGTCCTGGTACGGTCCTATCAGAACAAATAAAAAACTTGTATCCTAACAAGCAGGTTATTTCGATTAATACCTTAGATGATATTGATCGAGCAAAAAGCATTTTCGAATTGAAACACACAGTATAG
- a CDS encoding acyl carrier protein: protein MSSFDRSDTAAKLCSILTKELKVDAASLKEEKTFKELGADSLDMFEITLKVEEAFGLEIPDNDAEQLQTIKATVDYLQSKRTK, encoded by the coding sequence ATGTCATCATTTGATCGAAGTGATACTGCGGCAAAACTATGTTCCATCCTTACAAAAGAATTAAAAGTAGATGCTGCATCATTAAAAGAAGAAAAAACATTTAAAGAACTAGGTGCTGATTCTCTTGATATGTTTGAAATTACACTCAAGGTAGAAGAAGCGTTTGGTTTGGAGATTCCTGATAATGATGCTGAACAACTCCAAACGATCAAAGCGACAGTTGATTATCTTCAATCTAAAAGAACAAAATAA
- the rsmH gene encoding 16S rRNA (cytosine(1402)-N(4))-methyltransferase RsmH: MTEKYQHKSVLTHEVLTYIDPQPGKVYLDVTFGGGGHTRALLEHEPGCSVLAMDWDMDALELKGEPLQKEFPDRLRLLWGNFAHLYKVLKKAGVTQVDGILADLGTSQYQIAHRPGFSIFKETELDMRMSPAHQKTTAADVINHASEEELRQLFWQLGEERYSKQIVAALARARKDHRITTTKELAELVQAAVPYQKYHKIHPATRVFQALRMYVNHELDNIQAFLSGAVRALVPGGRLVVISFHSLEDRMVKQFFKKEQNEGRVRILTPRAVIASAQELKDNISARSAKLRVCAKN, translated from the coding sequence ATGACCGAGAAGTATCAGCATAAATCGGTTCTTACTCATGAAGTTTTAACCTATATTGACCCCCAACCAGGGAAGGTATACTTAGATGTAACCTTTGGTGGTGGCGGTCATACCCGGGCTCTCCTGGAGCATGAGCCTGGATGTTCAGTCCTTGCAATGGATTGGGATATGGACGCGCTAGAACTCAAGGGTGAGCCTCTCCAAAAAGAATTTCCTGACAGGTTAAGACTTTTATGGGGTAATTTTGCTCATCTTTACAAGGTATTAAAAAAGGCCGGAGTAACTCAGGTTGATGGAATACTTGCCGATCTTGGGACATCTCAATATCAGATTGCTCATCGTCCAGGATTTTCAATTTTCAAAGAGACCGAGCTAGATATGCGCATGTCCCCAGCGCATCAAAAAACGACTGCAGCCGACGTGATCAATCATGCATCTGAAGAGGAGCTGCGTCAGTTGTTTTGGCAGTTGGGAGAAGAGCGGTATAGCAAGCAGATTGTGGCTGCTCTTGCTAGGGCTCGTAAGGATCATCGTATTACGACGACTAAGGAATTAGCTGAACTTGTACAGGCCGCAGTTCCCTATCAGAAATATCATAAGATTCATCCGGCTACTCGGGTATTCCAGGCATTGCGAATGTATGTGAATCATGAGCTCGACAATATCCAGGCATTTCTTTCTGGTGCTGTACGGGCCCTAGTTCCCGGGGGAAGATTGGTCGTGATTAGCTTCCATTCTCTTGAAGATCGAATGGTGAAGCAGTTTTTCAAAAAAGAGCAAAACGAAGGTCGTGTGAGGATTCTTACGCCAAGGGCGGTCATTGCTTCGGCTCAGGAATTAAAAGACAATATTTCAGCTCGATCGGCAAAACTGCGTGTGTGTGCTAAAAATTAA